The following coding sequences are from one Poecilia reticulata strain Guanapo linkage group LG18, Guppy_female_1.0+MT, whole genome shotgun sequence window:
- the arhgef11 gene encoding rho guanine nucleotide exchange factor 11 isoform X7, giving the protein MSLRQPTSTLDSPFAAWLSSLTAGDSERRAPASQQREVTIDESSSPGLVHRCVVVQKDQLGFGFTVCGERVKLVQNVRPGGAAVKAGVHEGDRIIKVNGSPVSTMTHQEVVKLIKSGPYVALTLQGPPPSATSVPLEPLPSDPTPNQRSSLAGEGLPPPPLPLPSGLGSTPSQRITLPKPLQDPEVQKHASQILRKMLEQEEAELQDLMEEWLKNPSPSLEERIESAKRRAHQVRVKIQNQEGTGSESVTNYIQAGEGSCYRSSCSFTGRLSMDSSEGDLEAFESPSSSPSLSFRTPYHRRQNSDTHTLSDTGVKAQIISPEDEDEEGDGYAFNEMDGPFQDIELLKSRPAHMTVFMRYVFTQLLDPNPLLFYLSVEAYLGSAPKDARALAPQICSHFLDPDAPLKIKVREEFLTEIENRLHAQEDIRGPLSELQQQVLPDIQDQIQDYRNKQMIGLGSLFGEGDLLQLDGDPLKEKQVVDRQVAALWEILSKDEEDRSSPLASAVLLYLRHSGIKLRDSKVFLGLSTEKDKWLAFLKPKKPSSVKKEKDGEDKKRNPILKYIGKPRSTSQSTFHVPLSPTEVRPGSVKNIIQQFENHTELPGEEDGDGVDPQRLSSSSLGEEGMDSHMVSVRLGRSGSLKAQGEDRRRGTISSGDSVPRSRSDVDMEDCEEREQPGLRLLQHSASSSASSSSARSLENPTPPYTPRSRRRSVDSQLALLPDTAVLEDEVSDGQNWRDTVPPELLATLSPREVERQAVIYELFTTEVSHLRTLRVLDKVFYRKMRSVLNSEELACIFPNLPQVYELHASLCEEMKKRRESPIVQNIGDVMLAKVEGAAGNEFQEQASQLCCQQTQALELIKNKKRKDQRFAQIIQECEASPQCRRLQLKDLLVSEMLRLTKYPLLLDKIIKYTEGGSSDLPSLQRAQACCRGILKAVNEDVRETEHRQRLSQYQRRLDSAPQFKSLDLTMKRMIHEGPLVWKIGKDKQIEIQALLLSDCLVFLQKGPDDRLLLRYPSRWMGGGGGVIADTKTSFSPVVKLDSLLVRSVATDKKALYIISTKETQIYELAAGSPSEKDTWKDLLEKTIKTSSPQSNHGSLPVSSTSLRSRSPALTEVHPAEEESEFIGSHTSADGGMLGDHLTDQPEANSCDEDRAVGVAEAALHDVETLRRLILPDVDEDRRSHDVDEDRRSHDTDDTPTNTMSNGNPDGRRQDSLETVLDLCLSEPEPGQPEAPPPESRQPSAKVVRRGNVFYLVMPLDQGESATDDLPDPPTPTASHFPQPPQEVTLSQTQLEEVEEEEEEVVAACCPEFIQSETETMQMEVELEEDDNDNDGEEDDETGPPPAAQQSHVIRNADEIFLTIEGLMSKLHKLKEIEKAHHKLLESLRDPSLSLESEDQACLSATVSRTPSMDRSSGDGKEGNPGDPRIFSTGF; this is encoded by the exons ATGAGCCTCCGCCAGCCCACATCCACCCTGGACAG CCCTTTTGCTGCTTG GCTCAGCAGTCTGACAGCTGGCGATTCGGAGCGCAGAGCCCCTGCCAGCCAACAGAGAGAGGTGACGATAGATGAGAGTTCAA GTCCTGGTCTGGTCCACAGGTGTGTGGTGGTGCAGAAGGACCAGCTCGGTTTCGGCTTCACTGTCTGCGGAGAGAGAGTCAAGCTAGTGCAGAATGTCCGGCCAG GTGGCGCTGCAGTCAAAGCTGGGGTACATGAGGGGGACCGGATCATTAAG GTGAACGGTTCACCGGTCTCCACCATGACTCACCAGGAAGTGGTAAAGCTCATAAAAT CCGGACCGTACGTCGCCCTGACACTACAAGGACCGCCCCCGTCCGCCACCTCCGTGCCCTTGGAGCCCCTCCCTTCAGACCCTACGCCCAATCAGAGGTCTTCCCTGGCCGGGGAGGGCCTACCCCCTCCGCCTCTGCCCTTACCCTCCGGACTGGGCAGCACCCCATCCCAAAGAATTACTTTACCCAAACCGCTACAG GATCCAGAAGTGCAAAAGCATGCAAGTCAGATACTCAGGAAAATGTTGGAGCAGGAAGAGGCTGAACTCCAG GACTTGATGGAGGAATGGTTGAAGAACCCGTCGCCGTCGCTGGAGGAGCGCATCGAGAGCGCCAAGAGGAGAGCTCACCAAGTCAGAGTCAAGATTCAGAATCAG GAGGGAACAGGATCAGAATCCGTCACAAACTACATCCAAGCAGGAGAag gaaGTTGTTACAGATCTTCCTGTTCTTTCACAGGACGGCTGTCGATGGACTCCAGTGAAGGAGACTTGGAG GCCTTTGAGAGTCCCAGCTCCTCCCCCTCATTATCCTTCAGGACCCCCTATCACCGACGCCAGAACTCGGACACACACACCCTGTCTGACACG GGTGTCAAAGCCCAGATCATCAGCCctgaggatgaagatgaagaaggtGATGGCTATGCCTTTAATGAg ATGGACGGTCCCTTCCAGGACATCGAGTTGTTGAAGTCACGGCCAGCACACATGACAGTGTTCATGAGATACGTCTTCACCCAGCTGCTGGACCCAAACCCTCTG CTGTTCTACCTGTCTGTAGAGGCGTATTTAGGCTCCGCCCCTAAAGACGCCCGCGCACTCGCGCCTCAGATCTGCTCCCACTTCCTGGATCCAGACGCT CCTTTGAAAATCAAAGTACGCGAGGAATTTCTAACAGAAATAG AGAACCGCCTTCACGCCCAGGAGGACATCCGAGGGCCTCTGTccgagctgcagcagcaggttctgCCGGACATCCAGGATCAGATTCAAGACTACAG GAACAAGCAGATGATTGGTCTGGGCTCTCTGTTTGGGGAGGGAGACCTGCTTCAGCTGGACGGAGACCCCCTGAAGGAGAAGCAGGTGGTGGACAGACAGGTCGCCGCTCTCTGGGAGATTCT ATCAAAGGATGAAGAGGACAGAAG CTCCCCTCTGGCCTCAGCTGTCCTCCTCTACCTGCGACACTCCGGCATCAAGCTCAGAGACTCCAAGGTCTTCCTCGGCCTGAGCACGGAGAAGGACAAGTGGCTGGcttttttaaaacccaaaaag CCGAGCAGCgtgaagaaagagaaagatggaGAGGATAAGAAGAGAAACCCCATCCTGAAGTACATCGGCAAACCCCGGAGCACATCTCAGTCCA CATTCCACGTCCCGTTGTCACCCACAGAAG TGCGTCCCGGCAGCGTGAAGAACATCATTCAGCAGTTCGAGAACCACACAGAGCTTCCAGGAGAGGAGGACGGGGATGGTGTGGACCCCCAGAGGCTGTCCTCCAGCAGCTTGGGAGAAGAAGGCATGGACAG TCACATGGTCTCGGTGCGTCTGGGGCGCAGCGGGTCGTTGAAGGCTCAGGGCGAGGACCGCCGGCGGGGCACCATCTCCAGCGGGGACTCGGTGCCTCGCTCTCGCAGCGACGTGGACATGGAGGACTGCGAGGAGAGGGAGCAACCGGGCCTCCGGCTGCTCCAGCACAGCGCCTCGTCGTCCGCATCCAGCAGCTCCGCTCG GTCTCTTGAGAACCCTACACCCCCATACACCCCTCGGTCCAGACGCAG GAGTGTGGACTCGCAGCTGGCCCTGCTACCAGACACCGCGGTGCTGGAGGACGAGGTGTCTGACGGTCAGAACTGGAGGGACACGGTTCCCCCTGAGCTCCTGGCGACCCTCAGCCCCAGGGAAGTGGAGCGGCAAGCCGTTATTTACG AGCTGTTCACCACTGAGGTGTCCCACCTTCGGACCTTACGGGTTCTTGACAAGGTTTTTTACCGGAAGATGAGATCTGTGCTGAACTCGGAGGAGCTGGCCTGCATCTTCCCAAACCTGCCTCAGGTCTACGAGCTCCATG cGAGTCTTTGTGAGGAGATGAAGAAGCGAAGAGAGAGCCCCATCGTTCAGAACATCGGTGACGTCATGCTGGCCAAG gttGAAGGCGCAGCTGGAAACGAGTTTCAGGAGCAGGCGTCGCAGCTGTGCTGCCAGCAGACTCAGGCACTGGAGCTCATCAAGAACAAAAAACGGAAAGATCAACGTTTCGCCCAAATCATCCAG GAGTGTGAGGCGAGTCCTCAGTGTCGGAGGCTGCAGCTCAAAGACCTGCTGGTGTCCGAGATGCTGAGACTCACCAAGTATCCTCTGCTGCTCGACAAGATCATCAAATACACGGAGG gCGGCTCATCGGACCTCCCGTCGCTGCAGCGTGCCCAGGCCTGTTGCCGAGGCATCCTGAAGGCGGTCAATGAAGACGTGAGGGAGACGGAGCACCGGCAGCGGCTCAGTCAGTACCAGCGCCGGTTGGACTCCGCGCCTCAGTTCAAG AGTCTGGACCTCACCATGAAGAGAATGATTCACGAAGGTCCTCTCGTCTGGAAGATCGGCAAAGACAAGCAGATAG AGATCCAAGCGCTGCTGCTGTCGGACTGCCTGGTCTTCCTCCAGAAAGGCCCAGACGACCGGCTGCTGCTGCGCTACCCGTCCCGCTggatgggaggaggaggaggggtcaTCGCGGACACCAAGACCTCCTTCAGTCCCGTGGTGAAGCTGGACTCGCTGCTCGTCCGCTCCGTAGCTACAG acaaaAAAGCTCTGTACATCATCAGCACCAAAGAGACGCAGATTTACGAGCTGGCGGCGGGGTCGCCATCTGAGAAAGACAC CTGGAAGGATTTACTTGAAAAGACCATTAAAACTTCATCTCCACAGAGCAATCACGGATCACTTCCTGTATC ttctACCAGCCTACGAAGCAGGTCACCAGCCTTAACTGAAG TCCACCCGGCGGAGGAGGAGTCGGAGTTTATTGGGAGCCACACCTCCGCTGACGGCGGCATGCTGGGTGACCATCTCACCGACCAACCTGAAGCCAACAGCTGTGATGAGGACAGGGCAGTCGGCGTGGCCGAAGCGGCTCTGCACGACG TGGAAACGCTGCGGAGGCTCATACTGCCGGATGTGGACGAGGACCGGAGGAGCCACGATGTGGACGAGGACCGGAGGAGCCACGATACGGATGACACCCCCACCAACACCATGAGCAACGGGAACCCCGACGGACGACGGCAGGACTCCCTGGAGACCGTCCTGGACCTCTGCCTGAGCGAGCCGGAGCCCGGGCAGCCGGAGGCTCCGCCCCCAGAAAGCAGGCAGCCCAGCGCCAAGGTGGTGCGGAGAG GGAACGTCTTCTACCTGGTGATGCCGTTAGACCAAGGAGAGAGCGCCACCGACGACCTCCCCGACCCTCCTACGCCCACCGCAAGCCACTTCCCTCAACCTCCACAGGAAGTGACGTTATCACAGACTCAactggaggaggtggaggaggaagaagaagaagtagtaGCGGCCTGCTGCCCGGAGTTCATCCAATCAGAGACAGAAACTATGCAAATGGAAGTAGAGTTAGAGGAAGACGACAATGACAATGATGGTGAAGAGGATGATGAAACGGGCCCGCCTCCAGCTGCACAACAGAGTCACGTGATCAGAAACGCGGATGAGATTTTCCTCACCATCGAGGGCTTGATGAGCAAGTTGCACAAGCTGAAG GAAATCGAGAAGGCCCATCACAAGCTGCTAGAATCTCTCAGAGATCCCTCCCTCAGTCTGGAGTCAGAGGACCAGGCATGTCTCTCAGCAACCGTCTCCAGGACGCCGTCCATGGACCGCAGCTCAGGAGACG GTAAGGAGGGGAACCCGGGAGATCCCAGAATCTTCTCAACCGGATTCTGA
- the arhgef11 gene encoding rho guanine nucleotide exchange factor 11 isoform X6 — translation MSLRQPTSTLDSPFAAWLSSLTAGDSERRAPASQQREVTIDESSSPGLVHRCVVVQKDQLGFGFTVCGERVKLVQNVRPGGAAVKAGVHEGDRIIKVNGSPVSTMTHQEVVKLIKSGPYVALTLQGPPPSATSVPLEPLPSDPTPNQRSSLAGEGLPPPPLPLPSGLGSTPSQRITLPKPLQDPEVQKHASQILRKMLEQEEAELQDLMEEWLKNPSPSLEERIESAKRRAHQVRVKIQNQEGTGSESVTNYIQAGEGSCYRSSCSFTGRLSMDSSEGDLEGVKAQIISPEDEDEEGDGYAFNEMDGPFQDIELLKSRPAHMTVFMRYVFTQLLDPNPLLFYLSVEAYLGSAPKDARALAPQICSHFLDPDAPLKIKVREEFLTEIENRLHAQEDIRGPLSELQQQVLPDIQDQIQDYRNKQMIGLGSLFGEGDLLQLDGDPLKEKQVVDRQVAALWEILSKDEEDRSSPLASAVLLYLRHSGIKLRDSKVFLGLSTEKDKWLAFLKPKKPSSVKKEKDGEDKKRNPILKYIGKPRSTSQSTFHVPLSPTEVRPGSVKNIIQQFENHTELPGEEDGDGVDPQRLSSSSLGEEGMDSHMVSVRLGRSGSLKAQGEDRRRGTISSGDSVPRSRSDVDMEDCEEREQPGLRLLQHSASSSASSSSARSLENPTPPYTPRSRRRSVDSQLALLPDTAVLEDEVSDGQNWRDTVPPELLATLSPREVERQAVIYELFTTEVSHLRTLRVLDKVFYRKMRSVLNSEELACIFPNLPQVYELHASLCEEMKKRRESPIVQNIGDVMLAKVEGAAGNEFQEQASQLCCQQTQALELIKNKKRKDQRFAQIIQECEASPQCRRLQLKDLLVSEMLRLTKYPLLLDKIIKYTEGGSSDLPSLQRAQACCRGILKAVNEDVRETEHRQRLSQYQRRLDSAPQFKSLDLTMKRMIHEGPLVWKIGKDKQIEIQALLLSDCLVFLQKGPDDRLLLRYPSRWMGGGGGVIADTKTSFSPVVKLDSLLVRSVATDKKALYIISTKETQIYELAAGSPSEKDTWKDLLEKTIKTSSPQSNHGSLPVSSTSLRSRSPALTEVHPAEEESEFIGSHTSADGGMLGDHLTDQPEANSCDEDRAVGVAEAALHDVETLRRLILPDVDEDRRSHDVDEDRRSHDTDDTPTNTMSNGNPDGRRQDSLETVLDLCLSEPEPGQPEAPPPESRQPSAKVVRRAVVAGAPPNPPHSSSAPDGTAGDVSLPSDLSSQSRGEADTQGNVFYLVMPLDQGESATDDLPDPPTPTASHFPQPPQEVTLSQTQLEEVEEEEEEVVAACCPEFIQSETETMQMEVELEEDDNDNDGEEDDETGPPPAAQQSHVIRNADEIFLTIEGLMSKLHKLKEIEKAHHKLLESLRDPSLSLESEDQACLSATVSRTPSMDRSSGDGKEGNPGDPRIFSTGF, via the exons ATGAGCCTCCGCCAGCCCACATCCACCCTGGACAG CCCTTTTGCTGCTTG GCTCAGCAGTCTGACAGCTGGCGATTCGGAGCGCAGAGCCCCTGCCAGCCAACAGAGAGAGGTGACGATAGATGAGAGTTCAA GTCCTGGTCTGGTCCACAGGTGTGTGGTGGTGCAGAAGGACCAGCTCGGTTTCGGCTTCACTGTCTGCGGAGAGAGAGTCAAGCTAGTGCAGAATGTCCGGCCAG GTGGCGCTGCAGTCAAAGCTGGGGTACATGAGGGGGACCGGATCATTAAG GTGAACGGTTCACCGGTCTCCACCATGACTCACCAGGAAGTGGTAAAGCTCATAAAAT CCGGACCGTACGTCGCCCTGACACTACAAGGACCGCCCCCGTCCGCCACCTCCGTGCCCTTGGAGCCCCTCCCTTCAGACCCTACGCCCAATCAGAGGTCTTCCCTGGCCGGGGAGGGCCTACCCCCTCCGCCTCTGCCCTTACCCTCCGGACTGGGCAGCACCCCATCCCAAAGAATTACTTTACCCAAACCGCTACAG GATCCAGAAGTGCAAAAGCATGCAAGTCAGATACTCAGGAAAATGTTGGAGCAGGAAGAGGCTGAACTCCAG GACTTGATGGAGGAATGGTTGAAGAACCCGTCGCCGTCGCTGGAGGAGCGCATCGAGAGCGCCAAGAGGAGAGCTCACCAAGTCAGAGTCAAGATTCAGAATCAG GAGGGAACAGGATCAGAATCCGTCACAAACTACATCCAAGCAGGAGAag gaaGTTGTTACAGATCTTCCTGTTCTTTCACAGGACGGCTGTCGATGGACTCCAGTGAAGGAGACTTGGAG GGTGTCAAAGCCCAGATCATCAGCCctgaggatgaagatgaagaaggtGATGGCTATGCCTTTAATGAg ATGGACGGTCCCTTCCAGGACATCGAGTTGTTGAAGTCACGGCCAGCACACATGACAGTGTTCATGAGATACGTCTTCACCCAGCTGCTGGACCCAAACCCTCTG CTGTTCTACCTGTCTGTAGAGGCGTATTTAGGCTCCGCCCCTAAAGACGCCCGCGCACTCGCGCCTCAGATCTGCTCCCACTTCCTGGATCCAGACGCT CCTTTGAAAATCAAAGTACGCGAGGAATTTCTAACAGAAATAG AGAACCGCCTTCACGCCCAGGAGGACATCCGAGGGCCTCTGTccgagctgcagcagcaggttctgCCGGACATCCAGGATCAGATTCAAGACTACAG GAACAAGCAGATGATTGGTCTGGGCTCTCTGTTTGGGGAGGGAGACCTGCTTCAGCTGGACGGAGACCCCCTGAAGGAGAAGCAGGTGGTGGACAGACAGGTCGCCGCTCTCTGGGAGATTCT ATCAAAGGATGAAGAGGACAGAAG CTCCCCTCTGGCCTCAGCTGTCCTCCTCTACCTGCGACACTCCGGCATCAAGCTCAGAGACTCCAAGGTCTTCCTCGGCCTGAGCACGGAGAAGGACAAGTGGCTGGcttttttaaaacccaaaaag CCGAGCAGCgtgaagaaagagaaagatggaGAGGATAAGAAGAGAAACCCCATCCTGAAGTACATCGGCAAACCCCGGAGCACATCTCAGTCCA CATTCCACGTCCCGTTGTCACCCACAGAAG TGCGTCCCGGCAGCGTGAAGAACATCATTCAGCAGTTCGAGAACCACACAGAGCTTCCAGGAGAGGAGGACGGGGATGGTGTGGACCCCCAGAGGCTGTCCTCCAGCAGCTTGGGAGAAGAAGGCATGGACAG TCACATGGTCTCGGTGCGTCTGGGGCGCAGCGGGTCGTTGAAGGCTCAGGGCGAGGACCGCCGGCGGGGCACCATCTCCAGCGGGGACTCGGTGCCTCGCTCTCGCAGCGACGTGGACATGGAGGACTGCGAGGAGAGGGAGCAACCGGGCCTCCGGCTGCTCCAGCACAGCGCCTCGTCGTCCGCATCCAGCAGCTCCGCTCG GTCTCTTGAGAACCCTACACCCCCATACACCCCTCGGTCCAGACGCAG GAGTGTGGACTCGCAGCTGGCCCTGCTACCAGACACCGCGGTGCTGGAGGACGAGGTGTCTGACGGTCAGAACTGGAGGGACACGGTTCCCCCTGAGCTCCTGGCGACCCTCAGCCCCAGGGAAGTGGAGCGGCAAGCCGTTATTTACG AGCTGTTCACCACTGAGGTGTCCCACCTTCGGACCTTACGGGTTCTTGACAAGGTTTTTTACCGGAAGATGAGATCTGTGCTGAACTCGGAGGAGCTGGCCTGCATCTTCCCAAACCTGCCTCAGGTCTACGAGCTCCATG cGAGTCTTTGTGAGGAGATGAAGAAGCGAAGAGAGAGCCCCATCGTTCAGAACATCGGTGACGTCATGCTGGCCAAG gttGAAGGCGCAGCTGGAAACGAGTTTCAGGAGCAGGCGTCGCAGCTGTGCTGCCAGCAGACTCAGGCACTGGAGCTCATCAAGAACAAAAAACGGAAAGATCAACGTTTCGCCCAAATCATCCAG GAGTGTGAGGCGAGTCCTCAGTGTCGGAGGCTGCAGCTCAAAGACCTGCTGGTGTCCGAGATGCTGAGACTCACCAAGTATCCTCTGCTGCTCGACAAGATCATCAAATACACGGAGG gCGGCTCATCGGACCTCCCGTCGCTGCAGCGTGCCCAGGCCTGTTGCCGAGGCATCCTGAAGGCGGTCAATGAAGACGTGAGGGAGACGGAGCACCGGCAGCGGCTCAGTCAGTACCAGCGCCGGTTGGACTCCGCGCCTCAGTTCAAG AGTCTGGACCTCACCATGAAGAGAATGATTCACGAAGGTCCTCTCGTCTGGAAGATCGGCAAAGACAAGCAGATAG AGATCCAAGCGCTGCTGCTGTCGGACTGCCTGGTCTTCCTCCAGAAAGGCCCAGACGACCGGCTGCTGCTGCGCTACCCGTCCCGCTggatgggaggaggaggaggggtcaTCGCGGACACCAAGACCTCCTTCAGTCCCGTGGTGAAGCTGGACTCGCTGCTCGTCCGCTCCGTAGCTACAG acaaaAAAGCTCTGTACATCATCAGCACCAAAGAGACGCAGATTTACGAGCTGGCGGCGGGGTCGCCATCTGAGAAAGACAC CTGGAAGGATTTACTTGAAAAGACCATTAAAACTTCATCTCCACAGAGCAATCACGGATCACTTCCTGTATC ttctACCAGCCTACGAAGCAGGTCACCAGCCTTAACTGAAG TCCACCCGGCGGAGGAGGAGTCGGAGTTTATTGGGAGCCACACCTCCGCTGACGGCGGCATGCTGGGTGACCATCTCACCGACCAACCTGAAGCCAACAGCTGTGATGAGGACAGGGCAGTCGGCGTGGCCGAAGCGGCTCTGCACGACG TGGAAACGCTGCGGAGGCTCATACTGCCGGATGTGGACGAGGACCGGAGGAGCCACGATGTGGACGAGGACCGGAGGAGCCACGATACGGATGACACCCCCACCAACACCATGAGCAACGGGAACCCCGACGGACGACGGCAGGACTCCCTGGAGACCGTCCTGGACCTCTGCCTGAGCGAGCCGGAGCCCGGGCAGCCGGAGGCTCCGCCCCCAGAAAGCAGGCAGCCCAGCGCCAAGGTGGTGCGGAGAG CTGTGGTTGCGGGTGCTCCTCCTAATCCTCCTCATTCTTCTTCTGCCCCTGATGGCACCGCCGGCGATGTTAGCCTCCCCTCCGATCTGTCGTCGCAGTCTAGAGGCGAGGCCGACACGCAGG GGAACGTCTTCTACCTGGTGATGCCGTTAGACCAAGGAGAGAGCGCCACCGACGACCTCCCCGACCCTCCTACGCCCACCGCAAGCCACTTCCCTCAACCTCCACAGGAAGTGACGTTATCACAGACTCAactggaggaggtggaggaggaagaagaagaagtagtaGCGGCCTGCTGCCCGGAGTTCATCCAATCAGAGACAGAAACTATGCAAATGGAAGTAGAGTTAGAGGAAGACGACAATGACAATGATGGTGAAGAGGATGATGAAACGGGCCCGCCTCCAGCTGCACAACAGAGTCACGTGATCAGAAACGCGGATGAGATTTTCCTCACCATCGAGGGCTTGATGAGCAAGTTGCACAAGCTGAAG GAAATCGAGAAGGCCCATCACAAGCTGCTAGAATCTCTCAGAGATCCCTCCCTCAGTCTGGAGTCAGAGGACCAGGCATGTCTCTCAGCAACCGTCTCCAGGACGCCGTCCATGGACCGCAGCTCAGGAGACG GTAAGGAGGGGAACCCGGGAGATCCCAGAATCTTCTCAACCGGATTCTGA